From Pyrenophora tritici-repentis strain M4 chromosome 1, whole genome shotgun sequence, the proteins below share one genomic window:
- a CDS encoding Met-10 domain containing protein, whose amino-acid sequence MEDAHATVVLLVPKQHVKTVKSALENTGQLDKSSKITPEPKDGNPRVTNLPPTPDTSGDQNPIPEFPQLKFDVARGEYVDPSTMDTQPQNHEDTEEQRMRMATMISCPVDEITTEKFQTSVLDNLALRHLAQDITFSYQMPVPSPSSTPILRTPVQRAMNEALSRLPEGILASVELTPEMLVGDFPDGYSLYKPMLLLPHNAFSSETWTKLLSAYALDSSLIQPMWQRIAESVGATHVAINAPIPLQTTAQGEENILRSPVNLTPIFGDFGPAPTKETMASPTAADFEEALWVTTKQNGIWQTWAPVYTMFSRGNIREKTRILELPSVSEPSAAVDLYAGIGYFAFSYRKSGLNGVKRVLCWELNPWSVEGLRRGTKMNGWTCRIIREDESPASLGPTLEDIDFVVFQKNNETAEQDYAAIGTEDKLPIHHVNLGLLPTSTLSWTTAAAMLDQELGGWIHVHENVKASLMGARSQEIGIEFQKLVDEHKDKVGKGKQKRAVVEHVEVVKMYAPAVCHLVFDVHVENLE is encoded by the coding sequence ATGGAAGACGCCCATGCGACAGTTGTGCTCCTGGTACCCAAACAGCACGTGAAGACTGTAAAATCAGCTCTTGAAAATACCGGCCAGCTTGacaagagcagcaagatcaCTCCAGAACCCAAAGACGGCAATCCGAGGGTAACAAACCTACCTCCAACACCAGACACATCGGGAGATCAAAATCCCATTCCCGAGTTTCCTCAGTTAAAGTTCGATGTTGCTCGCGGAGAGTATGTCGATCCTTCCACCATGGACACGCAACCCCAAAACCATGAAGACACAGAAGAGCAACGTATGCGCATGGCGACCATGATCTCTTGTCCGGTAGACGAAATAACCACCGAAAAATTCCAAACCAGCGTACTTGACAATCTCGCTTTGCGCCACCTTGCCCAAGACATCACATTCTCGTACCAAATGCCGGTTCCAAGCCCTTCGTCAACACCAATACTGAGAACTCCAGTCCAAAGAGCTATGAATGAGGCGCTCTCGAGACTACCAGAAGGAATACTAGCTTCCGTGGAACTTACACCTGAAATGCTCGTCGGTGACTTCCCGGACGGATATTCGCTTTACAAACCTATGCTTCTACTTCCGCACAATGCATTCTCTTCTGAGACATGGACGAAGCTTCTCTCCGCCTATGCATTAGACTCATCCTTGATACAACCAATGTGGCAGCGCATTGCAGAGTCAGTGGGGGCAACACATGTCGCCATCAACGCACCCATTCCACTTCAAACGACAGCACAGGGTGAGGAAAACATCCTTCGTAGTCCTGTCAACCTCACTCCGATATTTGGAGACTTCGGCCCGGCACCCACTAAAGAGACGATGGCATCTCCCACTGCAGCTGACTTTGAGGAAGCTCTATGGGTAACCACGAAGCAAAACGGCATCTGGCAGACGTGGGCGCCTGTATACACCATGTTCAGCCGCGGCAACATTCGCGAGAAAACACGTATTTTGGAGTTGCCTTCAGTCAGTGAACCATCCGCGGCCGTGGACCTTTACGCCGGCATTGGATACTTCGCCTTCTCGTACAGAAAGAGTGGATTGAATGGGGTAAAACGAGTCCTATGCTGGGAGCTCAACCCCTGGTCTGTTGAAGGCCTACGACGAGGCACAAAGATGAATGGCTGGACATGCCGGATCATCAGGGAGGATGAGAGCCCAGCGTCTCTTGGCCCTACTCTGGAGGATATCGACTTTGTAGTCTTTCAAAAGAACAATGAGACCGCTGAACAAGACTATGCGGCAATAGGCACTGAGGATAAACTACCTATTCATCACGTTAACCTTGGATTGCTACCGACTTCGACGCTTTCTTGGACAACTGCTGCTGCTATGCTGGATCAGGAGCTTGGAGGGTGGATCCATGTGCATGAGAACGTCAAAGCGAGTCTAATGGGGGCCAGGAGCCAGGAGATAGGAATTGAGTTCCAGAAATTAGTGGATGAGCACAAGGACAAGGTGGGCAAGGGGAAACAGAAGAGGGCAGTCGTGGAGCACGTTGAGGTAGTGAAGATGTATGCACCTGCTGTCTGCCATCTTGTTTTCGATGTACATGTGGAGAACTTGGAGTAG
- a CDS encoding NUDIX domain containing protein, translating into MPLTNLDLVNQCDSFPYADVNSESYLASINTYYQLRVSGHNYALGYMLPSVVEVFRGVPNWEVDDDARILYLTGGSNADERSKVVETTLLAMRETGHFKVLDKWRAELYAVYGKDKELLFNVERSASALFGVVTYGVHLTAFTRKNGELKVWTPRRAKTKQTYGGMLDNAVAGGIASGESPFESLVRECGEEASLPEELVRPNAKACGTVTYWYIRDERAGGETNLMQPEVQYIYDLELPEGTIPKPGDDEVDEFYLWSVEEVQEAMRKGEFKPNCALVVLDFLVRHGILTTENERDYIEIVSRLHRKLEFPTL; encoded by the coding sequence ATGCCTCTCACCAATCTGGACCTCGTCAATCAATGCGATAGCTTCCCGTACGCAGACGTCAACTCGGAATCCTATCTCGCCTCCATCAACACCTACTACCAATTGCGTGTCTCAGGCCACAACTATGCGCTGGGCTACATGTTGCCCTCGGTCGTCGAGGTCTTCCGTGGCGTACCCAACTGGGAGGTAGATGATGATGCACGCATTCTATACCTCACAGGCGGTAGCAACGCAGACGAACGGTCCAAGGTGGTAGAGACGACGCTGCTGGCTATGCGGGAGACGGGCCACTTCAAGGTGCTGGACAAGTGGCGCGCAGAGCTTTATGCTGTTTATGGAAAGGACAAGGAACTGCTCTTCAATGTAGAGCGGAGTGCCAGTGCGCTGTTTGGTGTCGTCACCTATGGCGTGCACTTGACGGCTTTTACAAGAAAGAATGGGGAACTCAAGGTCTGGACACCGAGACGCGCCAAGACAAAGCAGACATATGGGGGCATGCTGGACAATGCTGTAGCTGGTGGTATTGCGTCGGGCGAATCCCCTTTCGAGAGCCTAGTAAGAGAGTGTGGGGAAGAGGCTTCGCTACCGGAGGAGCTGGTAAGGCCGAACGCAAAGGCATGTGGCACAGTCACGTACTGGTACATTCGCGATGAGAGGGCGGGTGGAGAGACCAACTTGATGCAGCCAGAGGTTCAATATATTTACGATCTCGAACTTCCAGAAGGCACTATCCCAAAGCCCGGCGACGACGAGGTCGACGAGTTCTACTTGTGGTCTGTCGAGGAGGTGCAGGAGGCTATGAGGAAGGGAGAGTTCAAGCCGAACTGCGCGCTGGTCGTGCTGGACTTCCTTGTCCGACACGGCATCCTGACGACAGAGAACGAACGGGACTATATCGAAATAGTGAGCCGATTGCACAGGAAGCTAGAGTTTCCTACACTATAA
- a CDS encoding RNA-pol-Rpb8 domain containing protein: protein MADAQVFEETFNITSINNEKYDRVSRIYGTSTDNQITMTLDINHELFPVSTGASLNLVLATTLALDGSAKGENDTMWRNVGKQGVTTLADMYDYVCYGKNYRMEGGDGDTIKYYASFGGLLLYMEGPHRKLSGLKIDDIYMLIKHA, encoded by the exons ATGGCCGACGCTCAAGTCTTCGAAGAGACGTTCAATATTACCTCGATCAACAATGAAAAGTACGACCGCGTATCGCGCATCTACGGTACCTCGACCGACAACCAAATTACCATGACTCTCGACATCAACCACGAGCTATTCCCTGTATCGACGGGCGCCTCACTCAACTTGGTGCTGGCTACAACGTTGGCGCTGGACGGTAGCGCAAAAGGCGAAAACGACACCATGTGGAGGAATGTGGGCAAGCAGGGTGTCACGACACTAGCGGATATGTACGACTACGTTTGCTACGGCAAGAACTACCGTATGGAAGGCGGCGATGGTGACACCAT AAAATACTATGCTAGTTTCGGCGGCCTGTTGCTGTACATGGAGGGCCCGCACCGGAAGCTCAGCGGGCTGAAGATTGACGACATTTACATGTTGATCAAGCATGCGTAG
- a CDS encoding ECM4, glutathione S-transferase, protein MCKPPTTNPANSNAQPPSSATGSRPIPPPSSPPNQTATTSTSPTPAPWAHRTLIVRQLKGLEDLISYTSVHWHMQEKGWHFAPASETISGNTTPDPLHPDYTHLRDIYFEQNPDYEGRFTVPTLYDKKTKRIVSNESAEIIRMMYTAFDGLVEEKYRGVVLLPEELKERIEEMNGWVYEGVNNGVYKSGFATTQEAYEKAVTTLFESLDRIEAELAISSTPYLLSSPHVTEADIRLYTTAIRFDPVYVQHFKCNIRDIRSGYPHIHKWMRHLYWDYPAFKDTTNFEHIKKHYTKSHGQINQFAITPLGPVPNILEKEEEVASVKAAVEKK, encoded by the exons ATGT GTAAACCCCCAACGACAAATCCGGCGAATTCAAACGCTCAACCTCCGTCTTCCGCAACTGGATCTCGCCCGATCCCTCCGCCGAGTTCCCCGCCGAACCAAACCGCTACCACCTCTACGTCTCCTACGCCTGCCCCCTGGGCCCACCGCACACTAATCGTGCGCCAACTAAAAGGCCTAGAGGACCTAATCTCCTACACCAGCGTCCACTGGCACATGCAAGAAAAAGGCTGGCATTTCGCCCCCGCCTCAGAGACGATTTCCGGAAACACAACACCCGACCCTCTACACCCGGACTACACACACCTGCGCGACATTTACTTTGAACAGAACCCGGATTACGAGGGTAGATTCACGGTGCCTACGCTGTACGATAAGAAGACTAAACGTATTGTGAGTAATGAGAGTGCGGAGATTATTAGGATGATGTATACGGCGTTTGACGGGTTGGTTGAGGAGAAGTACAGGGGGGTTGTTTTGTTGCCTGAAGAGTTGAAGGAGCGGATTGAGGAGATGAATGGGTGGGTTTATGAGGGGGTTAATAATGGAGTTTATAAGTCGGGTTTTGCTAC CACCCAAGAAGCCTATGAAAAAGCAGTAACGACACTCTTCGAATCCCTCGACCGCATAGAAGCCGAACTGGCCATATCGAGCACACCCTACCTGCTCTCCAGCCCTCACGTCACAGAAGCAGATATCCGCCTCTACACCACAGCCATCCGCTTCGACCCTGTGTATGTCCAGCATTTCAAGTGCAACATCCGCGATATACGCAGTGGGTACCCGCATATCCACAAGTGGATGAGGCATTTGTACTGGGATTATCCCGCCTTTAAGGATACGACGAATTTCGAACATATCAAGAAACATTATACCAAGAGTCACGGGCAGATTAATCAGTTTGCGATTACGCCGTTAGGGCCGGTACCGAATATCTTGGAAAAGGAAGAGGAGGTTGCTAGTGTTAAGGCGGCGGTGGAGAAGAAGTGA
- a CDS encoding Nucleoporin-FG multi-domain protein, with protein MAGFGRSNSLSINTGGGSGGLFGNNNATQNQQGNQPQSSGGLFGSTQQTQQPQSGSLFGGQNQTSQPSGGLSGNKPATTAPATGGLFGSSTAQSSQPQSGGLFGGALGGNTQNQTQNTTQSGGLFGGTQAKPSLFGSSTQQTTTATPSLFGNTTSNQQNNQQNQTSVPSLFGSTQQQSQPQQQQNSLFGGMNTQNRPGALGGSTLGGNQTNASAQPVQITLDSIRGTTRFNDLHPELQTLIQQFDDGIQRKINFCSQIRETMPKTEADIATIAPDVAYIETKLSTVEVGLDNDSANIAYLKDLVKKDAEDATLSFRAIENQRLPAQFHYRNNTNLTASSAKTPATSALDDDDPTKPVDLMGYFNRRTDELGRTLDVYQRQIREIEAHLRTMEAGTLEKAQQLTGSRSAPRDQRRELVEALKAIEGAILDSAKKVGQVRDDVTKQTLGSVGAALL; from the exons ATGGCGGGCTTTGGAAGATCAAACTCGCTGAGCATAAACAccggtggtggtagtggtggACTATT TGGCAACAATAATGCGACTCAAAATCAGCAAGGGAACCAGCCCCAGAGCAGTGGTGGCCTCTTCGGATCGACCCAACAGACCCAACAGCCACAGTCGGGATCACTATTCGGTGGTCAGAACCAGACGTCGCAACCTTCAGGCGGTCTATCTGGCAATAAGCCCGCGACTACAGCGCCCGCAACCGGAGGGCTCTTTGGATCATCGACGGCGCAATCATCGCAACCCCAAAGCGGAGGTCTGTTTGGCGGCGCATTAGGAGGGAACACGCAGAACCAGACTCAGAATACCACTCAGTCGGGAGGTCTTTTTGGCGGTACCCAGGCTAAGCCCTCGTTATT CGGCTCGTCAACACAACAGACGACAACAGCGACCCCATCTTTATTCGGCAACACGACTTCCAATCAGCAAAATAATCAGCAAAACCAAACCTCGGTGCCTTCGCTATTCGGTTCGACGCAACAACAATCTCAaccacagcagcagcaaaaCAGTCTGTTTGGTGGCATGAACACACAGAACCGGCCGGGGGCACTGGGTGGCTCTACATTGGGAGGAAACCAGACGAATGCAAGTGCACAGCCAGTTCAGATCACCTTGGACTCGATACGGGGAACAACGCGCTTCAACGATCTCCATCCCGAGCTGCAAACTTTGATCCAGCAATTTGACGATGGCATACAGCGAAAGATCAACTTCTGCAGCCAGATCCGCGAGACAATGCCCAAGACCGAAGCTGACATTGCTACTATTGCCCCGGATGTGGCATACATCGAGACCAAACTTTCGACAGTCGAAGTAGGCCTAGATAACGATTCCGCGAATATTGCCTACCTCAAGGATCTCGTCAAGAAGGATGCGGAAGACGCGACACTCAGCTTCCGTGCTATCGAAAACCAGCGACTACCAGCTCAATTCCATTACCGTAATAACACGAACCTCACAGCCTCAAGCGCAAAGACACCGGCCACCAGCGCTCTCGACGACGATGACCCGACCAAACCAGTCGACCTCATGGGCTATTTCAACCGCCGCACAGACGAGCTTGGCCGCACACTAGATGTGTACCAGCGCCAAATTCGCGAAATCGAGGCACATCTTCGGACGATGGAGGCTGGCACTCTGGAGAAGGCTCAGCAGTTGACTGGCAGCCGAAGTGCGCCGCGTGATCAGCGACGCGAGTTGGTCGAGGCTCTCAAAGCAATTGAGGGAGCCATTCTGGACTCGGCCAAGAAGGTGGGACAGGTTAGAGATGATGTGACAAAGCAGACATTGGGAAGCGTTGGAGCTGCTCTTCTCTGA
- a CDS encoding FIP1, Polyadenylation factor I complex, subunit FIP1 yields the protein MADESDDDLYGDETTTQEKKQIAKEEEASSGDEPMDEESGDEDDSDSDIDIIIEKAPAPAKPTAPQQTQQESKAIKIEAPPPSTTPSQQQVPTRTVPTSGGTVPQLSATALSGTAFPAQRTSTIDVNGNPIYPPQGKEILSIDIDANLAEEQKIWRRPGEDQSDYFNYGFDEFTWELYRQRQVNMANTLQGQKNDMAQMQAMMGGGPMPGMPAMGGGPQGNAGPGGAPPTGPGGGGGGGGGMGGPGGMNEQQMQMMMQEMMAQGMDPSQMDFASFMQMAGQGMGGFPERIFASLFNATTVPYMLLFFRPIRHIPISLA from the exons ATGGCGGACGAATCCGACGACGATCTGTACGGGGATGAGACCACGACACAGGAGAAGAAGCAGATAGCgaaagaagaggaagcaTCCAGCGGTGACGAACCTATGGACGAAGAATCAGGCGACGAGGACGATAGTGACTCT GATATCGACATTATCATTGAAAAGGCACCTGCACCCGCCAAACCCACAGC TCCCCAACAAACGCAACAAGAATCCAAAGCCATAAAAATCGAAGCACCACCCCCCTCCACCACCCCCTCTCAACAACAAGTCCCTACAAGAACCGTACCTACCAGCGGCGGTACCGTGCCCCAACTCTCCGCCACGGCCCTCTCAGGCACCGCATTCCCTGCCCAACGCACCTCAACCATCGACGTAAACGGCAACCCAATCTACCCCCCACAGGGCAAAGAAATCCTCTCCATAGACATCGATGCGAATCTAGCCGAGGAGCAGAAGATCTGGCGTCGACCGGGTGAGGACCAGTCTGATTACTTCAACTACGGCTTCGACGAGTTCACATGGGAGCTATACAGGCAACGACAGGTCAACATGGCAAACACACTGCAAGGACAGAAGAACGACATGGCACAGATGCAAGCGATGATGGGTGGAGGACCAATGCCAGGTATGCCTGCCATGGGCGGCGGACCTCAGGGAAACGCTGGACCGGGTGGTGCGCCGCCTACTGGACctggaggaggaggaggtgGCGGCGGTGGCATGGGGGGCCCTGGTGGTATGAACGAACAGCAGATGCAGATGATGATGCAGGAAATGATGGCACAGGGCATGGATCCCAGTCAAATGGACTTTGCTTCTTTCATGCAAATGGCAGGTCAGGGCATGGGCGGCTTCCCTG AGCGTATCTTTGCCAGCCTATTCAATGCTACAACTGTTCCATACATGCTCCTCTTCTTCCGTCCAATACGGCACATACCGATTTCTTTGGCGTAG